From the genome of Pseudomonas bubulae:
CAGAAAACCCGGCTGACGGCCCGACCCGGGATGTGTACTTCATCAACACTGAAGACCCGGTGACCAAGGAGGTCATGGTTTATCGCAACGAAGACACCGGCTGGTCCTTCCCCTGGTATTTCAAGTTCGACTCTGCCGATATCCAGGCCAAGGCCCAGGGTTACTCCCGCGATGCCAACCAGCTGGCGCTGATCCGCTACTACGGCTGGCGTATCAAGATCTTCTCGGTGTTCCCCAACATCACCGCGATCGAAGCCACCAACAGCCGGGATGAGCCTTTCCCCTGGTTCAACACGGTGTTCTTCAGCGTGCTGGCACTGCTCTTGATCGTGATTGCCGTC
Proteins encoded in this window:
- a CDS encoding DUF1523 family protein; its protein translation is MKWLKGIILGVILLAVGAVGLGLFYFLPQHDVVMVTGVEVKRMDHNGVISAENPADGPTRDVYFINTEDPVTKEVMVYRNEDTGWSFPWYFKFDSADIQAKAQGYSRDANQLALIRYYGWRIKIFSVFPNITAIEATNSRDEPFPWFNTVFFSVLALLLIVIAVFIKRRVKRRPQMPVN